TTGAACCTGATAAAGAAATTCCTGAAAGCCGGCTATATTGATGATGGAGTATTGGTAAAATCGGATACCGGAACGCCTCAAGGCAGTATTCTCAGTCCGATTTTGGCTAATATCTTCCTGCACTATGTATTGGATACATGGTTTGAGACAACAATCAAAAGCCATGTCCGAGGGTTCTGTGAAATCGTTAGATATGCGGACGACTTTGTTTGCGTAGTCCGTTATGCGGATGATGCCAAGCACATTGAGCGAGAGCTGCGAAACCGATTCAATAAGTATGGTCTGGAAATACATCCGGCAAAAAGCCGGAATATAGGTTTCGGACGATTTGAACGAGAAAACGCTAAAGCACAGAACCGCCGTACCAACACGTTTGATTTTCTGGGTTTTACTCACTATTGCGACAGGTCAAGAAACAATAACTTCAAAGTAGGACGTAAGACCAGCCGCAAGAAATACTCCGTAAAATGCAGGGAAATGAATACGTGGCTTAAGGCGATAAGAAATCAGGTTAAAACCAAAGAGTGGTGGAAAATTCTGGTAGTAAAGCTACGGGGACATTTTCAGTATTATGGAGTTAGTGAGAATTATAGGGGGATTGCAAGGTTCTATAAATACACCATAAGAATGGTGCAGAAATGGATGAACCGGCGCAGTCAGAAGCGGAAAATGAGTTGGGATAGATTTACAAAATATCTCGAGCATTATCCGTTGCCAAAACCGAAAATAGTGCATAGCTTTTATGTGTCACGTGTAAGGTGAGTTGGATTGAAGAGCCGGATGTGAGAAATTCACAAGTCCGGTTCTATGAGGGGCATTGAAACTCCTCTTGTTAATTGTGAAAATATAAGAAAAGGAGTCATATTATGTCTACTCGACAAATGAAAACAAAAATAGAGCAAAAGTTTAATTTCGAAGATTTAATGGTGTATCAGAAGGCATTGGAGTATGTTGATTATGTATATAAGATTACAAGCGGATTTCCGCGCGCCGAATTGTTTTCTTTGGCAGACCAATTTAGAAGAGCAGCAACTTCCATTTGTCTGAATATAGCAGAAGGAAGTGGAGGAAGCAAACTTGAGTTTAATAGATTTCTTAGAATTGCGAGAAGATCGATCAGAGAGTGTATCGCTATAACTGAAATTTCACTTAG
This is a stretch of genomic DNA from Candidatus Ancaeobacter aquaticus. It encodes these proteins:
- the ltrA gene encoding group II intron reverse transcriptase/maturase, with translation MPYTDIGETWQKLSLITGHARRNPDFQFTSLAHLLNAEYLRDCYKSLNRNKAVGIDNLSWEEYGRNLDENLELLVSRLKRKKYKPIPARRVYIPKSETEERPLGISALENKIVERGITWILESIYEQDFLNCSYGFRPKRNSHQALKELNDLTMFQPVNHIVEADIKGFFDNVPHEKLIEFIRIRVKDTTLLNLIKKFLKAGYIDDGVLVKSDTGTPQGSILSPILANIFLHYVLDTWFETTIKSHVRGFCEIVRYADDFVCVVRYADDAKHIERELRNRFNKYGLEIHPAKSRNIGFGRFERENAKAQNRRTNTFDFLGFTHYCDRSRNNNFKVGRKTSRKKYSVKCREMNTWLKAIRNQVKTKEWWKILVVKLRGHFQYYGVSENYRGIARFYKYTIRMVQKWMNRRSQKRKMSWDRFTKYLEHYPLPKPKIVHSFYVSRVR
- a CDS encoding four helix bundle protein: MSTRQMKTKIEQKFNFEDLMVYQKALEYVDYVYKITSGFPRAELFSLADQFRRAATSICLNIAEGSGGSKLEFNRFLRIARRSIRECIAITEISLRQRFINNEDRHKSRDYCVEISKMVSGLMKSLK